In Ovis canadensis isolate MfBH-ARS-UI-01 breed Bighorn chromosome 3, ARS-UI_OviCan_v2, whole genome shotgun sequence, one DNA window encodes the following:
- the GEMIN6 gene encoding gem-associated protein 6: MNEWMKKGPLEWQDYTYKAVSVTASDKEYKGWVLTTDPVSANIVLVNFLEDGSMSVTGIMGHAVQTVEIVNEGDHSMREKLMHLFMSGDCKAYSPEDLEKRKNSLKKWLEKNHIPITEQRDSQKTLCVAGVLTIDPPYGPENCSSSNEIILSRVQDLIQGHLEASQ, encoded by the exons atgaatgaatggatgaagaaaggcCCGTTAGAATGGCAAGATTACACTTACAAAGCGGTCAGCGTAACAGCCAGTGACAAGGAGTATAAAGGATGGGTTTTAACCACAGACCCAGTCTCTGCCAA TATTGTCCTCGTGAACTTCCTTGAAGATGGCAGCATGTCTGTGACTGGAATTATGGGACATGCTGTACAGACTGTTGAAATTGTGAATGAAGGGGACCATAGCATGAGAGAGAAGCTGATGCATTTGTTCATGTCCGGAGACTGCAAAGCATACAGCCCTGAGGATCTGGAAAAGAGGAAGAACAGCCTGAAGAAATGGCTGGAGAAGAATCACATCCCCATCACCGAACAGAGAGATTCACAAAAGACTCTTTGTGTGGCTGGGGTCTTGACTATAGACCCACCATATGGTCCAGAAAATTGCAGCAGTTCTAATGAGATTATTTTGTCCCGTGTTCAGGATCTTATTCAAGGACATCTTGAAGCTTCCCAATGA